The DNA sequence GCGTCATTGTTACACGTCACTAGACTTGCACGTATACATGATAGAAAACaacattatatttttatgaCGGCGATTCTGCATGAcaaattttcttaaaagaaaCCCTTTAAGAGCGATtgcatctttccatttttccgTAACAGGAaataacgcgattggaacttattttggAGAATAGGATATTctagtaatgtcggtttaatcagcaaatttaaactaatttatttctctttttttacAATCCACTTGTTTTTATGTATAATTTGTAGTATAATAACTTTCAGAATTAAGGCACCTAACACGTTTATTAATTGGAACTATTAAAAGatcattttctcccaagttTGTTCTAATTGTGTTAGGCAATTGGCTCAACTTATTCCATTTACATGTTCTTAAGTGTATAAAAGATAGAGGAAAATGGTGCACAATTCAAGGAACTTAATCTACAAATAATCATTGACTACTGTTAtgctaacattttcattttctcggATGGTGGACTTGTATTTAATTATTAAGGTACCATTTGTATACATGTTCACAAGACAATCACAGGCACATGGTTAGCATGTATTTGTACTTTCGAAAAAGAGGAGGAAAGTGAGTTTGTGTCTAATGAAATAAACACTACCTTTTGTGTTCATACAAGATGGCATTTTTATGTTTTGCTATTAAATACCGTCTAATATCGTGGAAATCAAACTTCGCAATTACTGAAACACGCAAGTACTGTTCAATCTTTAATCGCGTAATTACATGTATCTTTATTATTCACTACACAGGACAGTCGATAAATTAGCCAAGATGCTGACCATACTCGCCCTCGTTTCCTGTATGATGTTCACAAGCGCATTCGCTGGATGTAAGTTCATCGTCGTAACAATTTTTATATCTAGAAGAAGTCTTGTAGTCTCATTCGAACGTTACCTTTAATACCAACATACAAATAAACTTTGTTTTTAcatagaaacatacatacatacatacatacatacatacatacatacatacatacatacatacatacatactgttgTTGCTTTCTACAAACTTTGTTCAACTCCCATGTTCTGTCGATTGTTCTTTGCTTTATATCATACTGACATGACATCTCTGTATTTTATGCCCAATCTAACTAACAATCAGCATGTAAAGATGGCTGGATAAAATACGACAAGAACTGTTACTATGGATACGTACATCCTCTGTTTACCTATGACGAAGCAAGGACCATTTGTGATGGAATGAGCAGCGATTTGGCGATAGTTGACGACGCCGACGAGAACTTGTTTTTAGAACGTAAGTTGTGAAAGAAAAAACGTAGAGGgaagttgtgataaaaatatttcaacatgctgaTAAGTCATTATCGTATTCCATTTGTGTCTTTTATAGAAGACGTTGTTACACTTACAACTAGACGCCAAGTATAAAGATTAGGAGAGCATgggactttgaaaaataaaaacaccatttgtctgtctgctgtctgtctatttatttatttaattattaatttatttatttatttatttgcttttatttttttcatctaTTTGCTTAATGTTTCgtgtttttcatttatttgtgtgttttcCATCAGAATTTACACAAGGCAGTTATAGCATCTGGATTGGGTTGTCTGACGCAGCTGAAGAAGGAAATTGGGTGTGGGTGGACAATTCAGGTGTGAGTGAGCCCAA is a window from the Ptychodera flava strain L36383 chromosome 11, AS_Pfla_20210202, whole genome shotgun sequence genome containing:
- the LOC139143109 gene encoding perlucin-like protein; this translates as MLTILALVSCMMFTSAFAGSCKDGWIKYDKNCYYGYVHPLFTYDEARTICDGMSSDLAIVDDADENLFLEQFTQGSYSIWIGLSDAAEEGNWVWVDNSGISYTNWSDGEPNNSGGDENCAHILDNKDGKWNDSHCSDLRGFVCEKAS